A stretch of Gymnodinialimonas phycosphaerae DNA encodes these proteins:
- a CDS encoding GntR family transcriptional regulator, whose translation MDQSAATVGANTYQRIKRDIIFGALQPGAKLKLDALKARYPASLSTLREALNRLASDGFVDAPEQRGFFVTPVSQADLTEIANLRVLLECHALRESIANGDTEWEGNLVAARHKLTQMEQRLLRGDHSEEETWKRYDWEFHLALIEACNSRNLLSLHSRIYDKYLRYQMLVLTHRGQEAATEHDKILQAALARDAGTATALLEVHIRNGLVHAASALTPAR comes from the coding sequence ATGGACCAAAGCGCCGCCACCGTTGGGGCAAACACCTATCAACGGATCAAGCGTGACATCATCTTTGGCGCGCTGCAGCCCGGTGCAAAGCTGAAGCTTGACGCCCTGAAGGCGCGTTATCCGGCCAGCCTTTCGACCCTGCGCGAGGCGCTGAACCGCTTGGCCAGCGACGGCTTCGTCGACGCGCCAGAGCAACGCGGCTTCTTCGTGACGCCCGTGTCGCAAGCCGACCTGACCGAGATCGCCAACCTGCGTGTCCTGCTCGAATGCCACGCCCTGCGCGAAAGCATCGCCAATGGCGACACGGAGTGGGAGGGCAACCTAGTCGCCGCCCGACACAAATTGACCCAGATGGAGCAGCGGTTACTGCGTGGCGATCATTCCGAGGAAGAGACGTGGAAGCGCTATGATTGGGAGTTTCACCTCGCCCTTATCGAGGCCTGCAATTCCCGCAACCTGCTGTCTCTGCATTCGCGTATCTACGATAAATACCTTCGATATCAGATGCTTGTCCTAACTCACCGCGGCCAGGAAGCCGCAACCGAGCACGACAAGATCCTGCAAGCCGCCCTCGCCCGCGATGCAGGCACAGCGACGGCACTGCTGGAGGTGCACATCCGCAACGGTCTGGTGCACGCCGCGTCGGCGCTTACCCCGGCCCGCTGA
- the argH gene encoding argininosuccinate lyase, with protein sequence MTDTSIFPDPTYRDAVLAPLFEGVKTHFAGHMDAINRAHLVMLVETGILQDQDGAAIAEALLDIERNIDRQALEYTGEHEDWFFLVEAELRARLGDLGGALHTARSRNDMDHTMFKMALRARAEDALARMLTLGQALLDKARSERDTLIVAYTHGQPAQPSTFGHYLSAVIEVLLADAKRLEAAIQHVDHCPMGAAAITTSGFPIDRERMAELLGFQSVRLNSYGCIAGVDYVTGLYSALKLPMIHLGRVVQDMAFWSAFEVGQLHVPRSLVQISSIMPQKRNPVPIEHLRHLASVAASRCDTMINCMHNTPFTDMNDSEGEVQQAGYGAFEHAGRVLDLLTAFLPACSINGDRVARTTDAACITITELADTLVRDEELSFRQAHEIAAQTARAVIADAQPLGGGFAAFSQAFEEATGRAATLDAAGFASAVDARTFVARRDRIGGPAPAALDSAFNTYQHEIRMLAGDLKARLERRTTAETDLNAAFDALLKGPR encoded by the coding sequence ATGACAGACACCTCCATCTTTCCAGATCCAACCTATCGCGACGCGGTCCTCGCGCCGCTGTTCGAGGGCGTGAAGACCCATTTCGCCGGGCACATGGATGCGATCAACCGGGCCCATCTGGTGATGCTGGTCGAGACAGGGATATTGCAGGACCAGGATGGCGCAGCCATTGCCGAAGCGCTGCTGGATATCGAGCGCAATATCGACCGGCAAGCCCTTGAATACACCGGCGAGCATGAAGATTGGTTCTTCCTGGTCGAGGCCGAACTGCGTGCCCGTTTGGGTGATCTGGGCGGGGCCTTGCACACCGCGCGATCGCGCAACGACATGGATCACACCATGTTCAAGATGGCCCTGCGCGCCCGCGCCGAAGATGCCTTGGCGCGGATGCTGACCCTTGGCCAAGCGCTTCTGGACAAAGCAAGATCCGAGCGGGACACCCTGATTGTTGCCTATACCCACGGCCAGCCTGCCCAACCCTCGACCTTCGGCCACTACCTGAGCGCGGTGATCGAGGTGCTTTTGGCCGATGCCAAACGCCTGGAAGCGGCCATTCAGCACGTCGATCATTGCCCCATGGGTGCTGCGGCCATCACCACGTCGGGGTTTCCGATTGATCGAGAGCGGATGGCAGAGTTGCTGGGGTTTCAATCGGTCCGGTTGAATTCTTACGGATGCATCGCGGGCGTGGATTATGTCACGGGGCTTTATTCGGCCCTGAAACTGCCGATGATCCATCTGGGCCGCGTCGTGCAGGACATGGCGTTCTGGTCGGCGTTCGAGGTCGGGCAGTTGCACGTGCCGCGCAGCTTGGTGCAGATCAGTTCCATCATGCCGCAGAAGCGCAATCCGGTGCCGATCGAGCATCTTCGCCATCTGGCCTCGGTTGCTGCAAGTCGTTGTGACACAATGATAAACTGCATGCACAATACGCCTTTCACCGATATGAATGACAGCGAAGGCGAGGTGCAGCAAGCGGGCTACGGGGCGTTTGAGCATGCGGGTCGGGTCCTTGATCTGTTGACGGCGTTTCTACCTGCCTGCTCGATCAATGGGGACCGTGTCGCTCGGACGACAGACGCGGCGTGCATCACCATTACCGAACTGGCCGATACGCTGGTGCGCGATGAAGAATTGAGTTTTCGCCAAGCCCACGAGATTGCAGCACAAACCGCGCGCGCCGTGATCGCCGATGCGCAGCCCCTCGGCGGCGGCTTTGCCGCCTTCTCGCAGGCGTTTGAGGAGGCGACGGGACGCGCCGCGACGCTGGATGCAGCGGGTTTTGCCAGCGCCGTGGACGCCCGCACCTTTGTGGCGCGCCGAGATCGCATCGGCGGCCCCGCGCCCGCCGCACTCGACAGCGCCTTCAACACATACCAGCATGAAATCAGAATGTTGGCGGGCGATCTTAAAGCAAGACTTGAACGCCGCACCACCGCCGAAACCGACCTCAACGCCGCATTCGACGCCCTCCTGAAAGGCCCCCGATGA
- a CDS encoding aldo/keto reductase, producing the protein MTDIPRIPLRDGTQIPQLGFGIWQVPQDIAGEAVRSALEIGYRMIDGAYLYMNEAGLGEGLCASGVPRDEVFITTKVWNNEQGRAKARASVERSLKTIGVEQLDLVLIHWPVPSQDLYLETWQAFIEMRDEGLMRSIGTSNFNADHLERIIAETGEAPVLNQIELNPELQQPEMRAFHAAHGIVTQAWTPLGNGRSFEAEPIAKAAARTGKSPAQVILRWHIQLGNAVIPRSVKPHRQAKNLDVFDFTLTDAEMADIAGLDVGLRTGPDPSVFKMM; encoded by the coding sequence ATGACCGACATCCCCCGCATTCCACTTCGTGATGGCACCCAGATCCCGCAGCTGGGGTTCGGCATCTGGCAGGTGCCCCAGGATATCGCCGGAGAGGCCGTGCGCTCGGCCCTTGAGATCGGGTATCGGATGATCGATGGCGCGTATCTTTATATGAACGAGGCTGGTCTGGGCGAGGGATTGTGCGCCTCGGGCGTGCCGCGCGATGAGGTTTTCATCACCACCAAGGTCTGGAACAACGAGCAGGGGCGCGCCAAGGCCCGCGCCTCGGTTGAGCGAAGCCTGAAGACCATCGGGGTCGAGCAGCTGGACCTGGTGCTGATCCATTGGCCGGTTCCAAGCCAGGACCTTTATCTGGAAACGTGGCAAGCCTTTATCGAGATGCGGGACGAGGGGTTGATGCGCTCTATCGGGACGTCCAACTTCAACGCGGACCATCTGGAACGGATCATCGCAGAGACCGGAGAGGCCCCGGTGCTCAACCAGATCGAGCTCAATCCCGAGCTGCAACAGCCAGAAATGCGCGCATTTCACGCGGCCCACGGGATCGTGACACAGGCCTGGACGCCCCTGGGCAACGGGCGTTCGTTCGAGGCAGAGCCGATCGCGAAGGCCGCCGCGCGCACCGGCAAAAGCCCGGCGCAGGTGATCCTTCGGTGGCACATCCAACTGGGCAATGCGGTGATCCCGCGGTCGGTCAAGCCGCACCGGCAGGCAAAAAACCTGGACGTTTTCGATTTCACCCTGACCGACGCGGAGATGGCCGACATCGCGGGGCTGGATGTGGGTCTGCGCACGGGCCCAGACCCCTCGGTCTTCAAGATGATGTAG
- a CDS encoding TRAP transporter large permease, translating to MSFELLMCIATLFLLAGIGTPIGYAIILASLVYLGLAGLDLALAGEKIIQGLLNSFVLLAVPLFIVAANIMNAGTISDRLLGFCVSVVGRFRGGLGHVNVVASLIFSGMSGSAVADAAGIGKIIIGMMTKGDRFPRGYAAAITAASATIGPIIPPSIPMVLYALVSQSSIGALFLAGIVPGLLMGAVLMGMNSFIAHKRGFAMEALVPLRALPRKTAHAFPALLMPVILLYGIYGGVTTPTEAAAVAALYALLLAGLFYRALSLRALYGIFVESARSSAAVGIVIGGALILNYIVVSENIPAMVADALVGIDMHPIVFLLLVNLLILALGCVLDATTIILVIVPLFIPACRELEIDLVHFGVLVVVNSMIGLITPPYGILLFVINAVTGIPLKEIITEIWGFLLVLVAALLVLLLFPGIVLWLPRTFGYGG from the coding sequence ATGAGTTTCGAGCTTCTCATGTGCATTGCCACGCTGTTCCTGCTGGCAGGCATCGGCACGCCAATCGGCTATGCGATCATTCTGGCGTCGCTGGTTTATCTGGGTCTCGCGGGGCTGGATCTCGCCTTGGCGGGCGAGAAGATCATCCAGGGGCTGTTGAACAGCTTCGTGCTGTTGGCCGTGCCGCTATTCATCGTCGCCGCCAACATCATGAATGCGGGCACCATATCGGACAGGCTTCTGGGCTTCTGCGTCAGCGTCGTGGGGCGGTTCCGGGGCGGGTTGGGTCACGTCAATGTCGTGGCTTCACTGATCTTTTCAGGCATGTCGGGGTCCGCCGTGGCGGATGCGGCGGGCATCGGCAAGATCATCATCGGGATGATGACCAAGGGCGACAGGTTCCCGCGCGGCTATGCGGCGGCGATCACCGCGGCCTCGGCCACCATCGGGCCGATCATCCCGCCGTCTATCCCGATGGTGCTATACGCGCTGGTCTCGCAATCCTCTATCGGGGCGCTGTTTCTGGCGGGCATCGTGCCGGGGCTGTTGATGGGCGCGGTATTGATGGGCATGAACAGCTTTATCGCCCACAAACGCGGCTTCGCGATGGAAGCGCTGGTGCCCCTGCGTGCCCTGCCGCGCAAGACGGCCCACGCCTTTCCCGCGCTGCTGATGCCGGTGATCTTGCTCTATGGGATCTATGGCGGCGTCACCACGCCGACCGAGGCCGCCGCCGTCGCCGCCCTCTATGCGCTGCTGCTTGCGGGGCTGTTCTACCGGGCCCTTTCCCTGCGCGCGCTCTATGGCATCTTCGTGGAAAGCGCGCGGTCGTCGGCGGCGGTGGGCATCGTCATCGGTGGGGCGCTGATCCTCAACTATATCGTCGTGTCCGAGAATATCCCCGCCATGGTCGCCGATGCCCTTGTTGGTATCGACATGCACCCCATCGTGTTCCTGCTGTTGGTCAACCTGCTGATCCTCGCCCTGGGCTGCGTGCTGGATGCCACTACGATCATCCTCGTGATCGTGCCCCTGTTCATCCCTGCCTGTCGCGAGTTAGAGATCGATCTGGTCCACTTCGGGGTGCTGGTCGTCGTGAATTCGATGATCGGACTGATCACGCCGCCCTACGGCATTCTCTTGTTCGTGATCAACGCGGTCACGGGCATCCCGCTCAAGGAAATCATAACCGAGATCTGGGGCTTTCTTTTGGTACTGGTGGCGGCGCTGCTTGTGTTGCTGCTGTTCCCCGGTATCGTCCTTTGGCTGCCCCGTACATTCGGTTATGGCGGCTGA
- a CDS encoding carbohydrate ABC transporter permease, producing the protein MTTSDDLTVRASSDALLKAAAPPRKRNLAQFIRWALLFAGGILMVMPLAYMISTSMKWPWEVYEIGLIPNEPTLENYTYVLEDGRFFSWFINSLIIAAITTVSSLFFDSLVGYTLCKFRFRGRYIIFIAILSTLMIPTEMLVIPWYMMSQSLGWLDTYWGIMFPGLMTAFGVFLMKQFFETVPDDFLEAARIDGLNEFQIWWQVAMPMVKPALAALAIFIFLGNWTAFLWPLIVTTSPDLYTLPVGLSSFGDEADVAWELIMTGAAISTLPTLIFFLIFQRFIIRGVVMAGLKG; encoded by the coding sequence ATGACCACGAGCGATGATCTCACCGTCAGGGCGTCGTCCGACGCGCTCTTGAAAGCCGCCGCCCCTCCGCGCAAGCGCAACCTTGCGCAATTCATCCGCTGGGCCCTGCTGTTTGCGGGCGGCATTCTGATGGTCATGCCGTTGGCCTACATGATTTCTACCTCGATGAAGTGGCCGTGGGAGGTCTATGAGATTGGCCTGATCCCTAACGAGCCCACGTTGGAGAACTACACCTACGTGCTGGAGGATGGGCGCTTCTTCAGCTGGTTCATCAACTCGCTGATCATCGCGGCGATCACCACGGTTTCGTCGCTCTTTTTCGACAGCCTCGTGGGCTATACCCTGTGCAAATTCCGGTTCCGGGGCCGCTACATCATCTTCATCGCTATCCTCTCGACGCTGATGATTCCCACGGAAATGTTGGTGATCCCCTGGTACATGATGAGCCAGTCTCTCGGCTGGCTCGACACCTATTGGGGCATCATGTTTCCGGGCCTGATGACGGCGTTCGGTGTGTTCCTGATGAAACAGTTCTTCGAGACGGTCCCCGATGACTTCCTTGAGGCTGCGCGGATCGACGGGCTCAATGAATTCCAGATCTGGTGGCAGGTCGCCATGCCGATGGTCAAGCCCGCGCTCGCGGCTTTGGCGATCTTCATCTTCCTCGGCAATTGGACCGCGTTCCTCTGGCCGTTGATCGTGACCACCTCGCCGGACCTCTATACTCTGCCCGTGGGCCTCTCGTCCTTTGGGGACGAAGCAGACGTGGCGTGGGAGTTGATCATGACCGGCGCCGCGATCTCAACCCTGCCGACCTTGATCTTCTTCCTGATTTTTCAGCGCTTCATCATCCGCGGCGTCGTCATGGCCGGGCTCAAGGGATGA
- a CDS encoding carbohydrate ABC transporter permease, protein MASTSPQDAAPGRQVGLTIAQKRTFWAWGFLAVPVLFYVVIRFYPTGNAMVLSFQEWNLLGDRTWAGIDNYRVLFSDPVFWQVFRNTFVYLLLGTPISLVIAFVIAYHLDQVRFMHGTIRALYFVPFMTSAVAMAWVWRWFYQDVPIGLFNNALATVGIAQIDFLDSTTNALPSILAPAIWAGLGFQIIIFMAGLRAIPRTFYEAAKIDGVSTWTVLWEITLPLLRPTIVFVVVLSSIGFLRIFDHVFNMTTQNPGGPLNSTKPLVLMIYQTAFDSFDMGYAAAQTVVLFVILLIVSLIQLRLLRDR, encoded by the coding sequence ATGGCGAGCACTTCCCCCCAAGACGCCGCACCCGGACGTCAGGTTGGTCTGACCATCGCCCAGAAGCGCACGTTTTGGGCGTGGGGGTTTCTGGCTGTCCCGGTCCTTTTCTACGTCGTGATCCGGTTCTATCCGACCGGAAACGCGATGGTCCTGTCGTTCCAGGAATGGAACCTACTGGGCGACAGGACGTGGGCGGGGATCGACAATTATCGGGTGCTGTTTTCTGATCCGGTGTTCTGGCAGGTCTTTCGCAATACCTTTGTTTACCTGCTTCTTGGCACGCCCATCAGCCTCGTGATTGCGTTTGTCATCGCCTACCATCTGGACCAGGTTCGCTTCATGCATGGCACGATCAGGGCCTTGTATTTCGTGCCCTTCATGACCTCTGCCGTGGCCATGGCCTGGGTCTGGCGCTGGTTCTACCAGGACGTGCCGATTGGCCTGTTCAACAATGCCCTCGCGACCGTTGGCATTGCGCAGATCGACTTCCTCGATAGTACCACCAATGCGCTTCCCTCGATCCTTGCGCCGGCCATCTGGGCGGGCCTGGGCTTTCAGATCATCATCTTCATGGCAGGCCTGCGCGCCATCCCGCGCACCTTCTACGAGGCCGCCAAGATCGATGGGGTTTCCACCTGGACGGTCCTGTGGGAGATCACCTTGCCGCTGCTGCGCCCCACGATCGTCTTCGTCGTCGTCCTGTCGTCGATCGGCTTCCTGCGCATCTTCGACCATGTCTTCAACATGACGACCCAGAATCCGGGCGGGCCGTTGAACTCGACCAAGCCATTGGTCCTGATGATTTATCAGACGGCGTTCGACAGTTTCGACATGGGCTACGCTGCGGCGCAAACCGTTGTGCTTTTCGTGATCCTGCTGATCGTCAGCCTCATTCAACTGCGCCTACTGAGGGATCGCTAG
- a CDS encoding ABC transporter ATP-binding protein, with protein sequence MTDLILSDLVKRYGETEVLHAINLTVAPGEFVVLVGPSGCGKSTTLRMIAGLEEITSGTIEIGGRVVNNLEPKERNIAMVFQNYAIYPHMSVRRNIGFGLKTSKLSKADKNARIEEVAKILDMTDLLERKPSQLSGGQRQRVAIGRAMVRDPDVFLFDEPLSNLDAQLRTQMRLEIKKLHASMGRMMVFVTHDQVEAMTMADRIVIMKDGHIQQIGTPAQVYHSPANTFVAQFIGAPAMNLLPVESTGSGVQLKNGHVVEIPGISVPKGGEVHLGVRPEDLTAEAETFLSGTVSVAEPLGSETLVYVDVDGMELTATASGRTPPKPGETINLGFSAETVHPFDAATGQRLTLT encoded by the coding sequence ATGACCGATTTGATCCTGAGCGACCTCGTGAAGCGGTACGGAGAGACAGAGGTGCTGCACGCGATCAATCTGACCGTGGCGCCGGGGGAATTCGTTGTGCTTGTCGGCCCCTCCGGATGCGGAAAATCCACAACGCTCAGGATGATCGCCGGACTTGAAGAGATCACGTCGGGTACCATCGAAATCGGCGGTCGCGTGGTGAATAACCTGGAACCGAAAGAGCGCAACATCGCCATGGTGTTCCAGAACTACGCCATTTATCCGCACATGTCGGTGCGCCGAAACATCGGCTTTGGGTTGAAAACCTCCAAGCTGTCGAAAGCGGACAAGAACGCGCGAATTGAAGAGGTTGCCAAGATCCTCGACATGACGGACCTGCTGGAACGCAAGCCCTCGCAGCTGTCGGGCGGGCAGCGTCAGCGCGTCGCAATCGGCCGCGCGATGGTGCGCGACCCTGACGTGTTCCTGTTTGACGAGCCGCTGTCGAACCTTGATGCGCAGTTGCGGACCCAGATGCGGCTGGAAATCAAGAAACTCCATGCCAGCATGGGCCGCATGATGGTTTTCGTGACCCACGATCAGGTCGAGGCGATGACCATGGCCGACCGTATCGTGATCATGAAGGACGGCCATATCCAGCAGATCGGCACCCCGGCGCAGGTCTATCACTCGCCGGCCAACACCTTCGTGGCGCAGTTCATCGGAGCGCCGGCGATGAACCTTTTGCCGGTGGAAAGCACCGGGTCAGGGGTACAGCTGAAGAATGGGCATGTCGTTGAAATACCCGGGATTTCTGTGCCGAAGGGGGGGGAGGTTCACCTAGGCGTCCGGCCCGAGGATCTGACGGCGGAGGCCGAGACGTTCCTGAGCGGAACCGTTTCGGTCGCCGAGCCCCTGGGCTCCGAAACGCTGGTCTATGTGGATGTCGACGGGATGGAATTGACCGCCACCGCCTCGGGGCGCACGCCGCCCAAGCCCGGGGAGACGATCAATCTTGGCTTCAGCGCCGAGACAGTCCATCCTTTTGATGCCGCGACGGGACAGCGGTTGACCCTGACCTGA
- a CDS encoding Gfo/Idh/MocA family protein yields the protein MTQSIHLAISGLGLIGRRHAQAIARQPGVELVGVADPAEAGQVEAHRLGVPWYDSLPEMIEATRPEGVIIATPTPQHAAQALICIDRALPVLIEKPIATSVAEGQRVVDAAEARGVPVLVGHHRRYNPLIEKAHEVITSGILGEVRAVQATCWFYKPDAYFEASPWRKQKGAGPISVNLVHDVDLLRHLCGEVISVRAVAAPSRRGSENEDVAAALLTFESGALGTLTVSDAIAAPWSWEMTARENAVYPATAESCYLIGGSRAALSLPDLRVWSHSGKAPDWWQPISATHLAQEAADPLVRQIAHFGAVIRDGVAPRVSAREGMRTLAVIEAIQGSAETGEAVQISAGSA from the coding sequence GTGACCCAAAGCATCCACCTTGCCATTTCGGGCCTTGGGCTTATCGGTCGTCGCCATGCTCAGGCCATTGCCAGGCAGCCGGGGGTCGAGTTGGTGGGCGTCGCCGATCCCGCAGAGGCGGGGCAGGTGGAGGCGCATCGTTTAGGGGTGCCGTGGTACGATTCACTTCCCGAAATGATCGAGGCAACGCGCCCCGAGGGCGTCATCATCGCGACCCCGACGCCGCAGCACGCGGCGCAGGCCTTGATCTGCATCGACCGCGCCCTGCCGGTCCTGATCGAGAAGCCGATTGCCACATCGGTGGCGGAGGGGCAGCGGGTCGTCGATGCAGCAGAGGCGCGCGGCGTGCCCGTGCTGGTGGGCCATCATCGCCGCTATAATCCCCTGATCGAGAAGGCGCATGAGGTGATCACCTCGGGTATCTTGGGAGAGGTGCGCGCGGTTCAGGCGACATGTTGGTTCTACAAGCCAGACGCCTATTTTGAAGCCTCGCCGTGGCGCAAACAAAAGGGGGCGGGGCCGATATCCGTCAACCTCGTCCACGATGTGGACCTGCTTCGACACCTCTGCGGAGAGGTTATTTCCGTGCGTGCCGTGGCCGCCCCCTCGCGTCGCGGGTCCGAGAATGAGGACGTGGCGGCGGCGCTACTGACGTTTGAGAGCGGGGCGCTTGGCACCCTCACCGTGTCGGACGCGATCGCTGCCCCCTGGAGTTGGGAAATGACCGCGCGCGAAAACGCCGTCTACCCCGCCACCGCCGAAAGCTGCTACCTGATCGGCGGCTCCCGTGCGGCGCTGTCGCTCCCGGATCTGCGGGTCTGGTCCCATAGCGGGAAAGCCCCCGATTGGTGGCAGCCCATCAGCGCCACGCACCTTGCACAGGAGGCCGCGGACCCTCTGGTTCGCCAGATCGCTCATTTCGGCGCGGTGATACGAGACGGGGTCGCCCCGCGCGTTTCCGCGCGCGAAGGCATGCGCACGCTGGCGGTGATCGAGGCTATACAGGGCTCGGCCGAAACCGGCGAGGCCGTCCAGATTTCAGCTGGGTCGGCCTGA
- the dctP gene encoding TRAP transporter substrate-binding protein DctP, with the protein MIKTLTRRTTLSAALAATLVGGMAFADGHAIELRMSMAGSETDQRAVAMTEVFGPAVADFATYTPSYNATLFAQGTELEAISRGNLEMSITSAQELAQFFPEFSIFTAGYVHQDAAHQVAVFNDPLFEPFHQTVIDELGVRLLSVMYLGRRQVNLRQTREELEVMTPDDLAGVNLRMPGTDAWQFLGSALGAAPTPMAFNEVYTALSTGAVDGQDNPLPTVVDARFYEVTNQIVLTSHLVDLNYIAISEAVFQSLTPEQQATVQEAADAAAEAGRVRQLELEGELVAFLEGEGMEVYEPDVAAFREAVQAAYLGSEFAETWPEGVLDQINALGAN; encoded by the coding sequence ATGATCAAGACCCTGACCCGCCGCACGACGCTGTCTGCGGCCCTTGCGGCAACCCTGGTGGGAGGCATGGCATTCGCCGACGGCCACGCGATCGAACTTCGCATGTCGATGGCCGGGTCGGAAACCGACCAGCGCGCTGTCGCCATGACCGAAGTCTTCGGACCCGCAGTTGCGGATTTCGCGACCTACACGCCAAGTTACAACGCCACGCTGTTCGCCCAGGGTACCGAGTTGGAGGCGATCAGCCGTGGCAACCTGGAGATGTCGATCACCTCGGCCCAGGAACTTGCGCAATTCTTCCCCGAATTCTCGATTTTCACCGCTGGCTACGTCCATCAGGACGCGGCCCATCAGGTCGCCGTGTTCAACGACCCGTTGTTCGAGCCGTTCCACCAGACCGTGATCGATGAACTTGGCGTGCGCCTTCTGTCGGTCATGTACCTTGGCCGCCGTCAGGTGAACCTGCGACAGACCCGCGAAGAGCTGGAGGTGATGACCCCCGATGATCTGGCCGGGGTGAACCTGCGCATGCCTGGCACCGATGCGTGGCAGTTCCTTGGTTCTGCCCTTGGGGCGGCGCCCACGCCCATGGCCTTCAATGAGGTCTACACGGCCCTTTCCACCGGTGCTGTGGATGGGCAGGACAACCCGCTGCCCACCGTGGTCGACGCGCGGTTCTACGAGGTCACGAACCAGATCGTCCTGACCTCGCACCTCGTGGACCTCAACTACATCGCCATCTCCGAGGCGGTGTTCCAATCCCTGACGCCCGAGCAGCAAGCCACGGTGCAAGAGGCCGCCGATGCCGCGGCCGAGGCCGGTCGCGTGCGCCAGTTGGAGTTGGAAGGCGAGCTGGTGGCCTTCCTGGAAGGCGAGGGCATGGAAGTCTACGAGCCCGACGTTGCCGCCTTCCGCGAGGCCGTGCAGGCCGCCTATCTGGGCAGTGAGTTCGCCGAGACATGGCCCGAAGGCGTGTTGGACCAGATCAACGCCCTTGGCGCAAACTAA
- a CDS encoding TRAP transporter small permease — protein sequence MIEKIRTWVTTGTDAIAGAMLAAMFATFLLQIGSRYSPQIIASLGWAETVPWLGTIAPLGWTLELCLILWIWIVFFGCAFCVRDKDHVTFDILYLAAPRGPRRVMALVGAAAIVGGMVWSFLPMWDYVDFMRIRRTSSVENPFTGDKIRLKWIFIIYMVFMAALIARYAWRFVDVIRNGPPDSAHAPVAVSPKDDA from the coding sequence ATGATTGAGAAGATCAGGACTTGGGTCACCACCGGGACGGATGCCATCGCGGGGGCCATGCTTGCTGCGATGTTCGCGACCTTTCTTCTACAGATCGGATCACGCTATTCCCCCCAGATCATCGCCTCCCTCGGGTGGGCCGAGACAGTCCCGTGGCTTGGCACCATCGCGCCCTTGGGCTGGACGCTGGAGCTGTGCTTGATCCTTTGGATCTGGATCGTCTTTTTCGGCTGCGCCTTTTGCGTGCGCGACAAGGACCATGTGACCTTCGATATTCTCTACCTTGCAGCGCCGCGCGGGCCGCGCCGGGTCATGGCGCTTGTGGGCGCCGCCGCGATCGTGGGTGGCATGGTCTGGTCGTTCCTGCCCATGTGGGACTACGTGGACTTCATGCGGATCCGCCGCACGTCCTCGGTCGAGAACCCGTTCACCGGCGACAAGATCCGCCTGAAATGGATTTTCATCATCTACATGGTATTCATGGCGGCGCTGATTGCGCGCTATGCGTGGCGCTTTGTGGACGTGATCCGTAACGGCCCGCCCGACAGCGCCCATGCGCCCGTCGCGGTGTCGCCCAAGGACGATGCATGA